One Megalops cyprinoides isolate fMegCyp1 chromosome 17, fMegCyp1.pri, whole genome shotgun sequence DNA window includes the following coding sequences:
- the LOC118792732 gene encoding trace amine-associated receptor 13c-like, with protein MNLTAVEEEESCTQPSNFSCFETASLTAVDVLMYSAAAAVVLLTVCGNLLVIISICHFRQLHTPTNLLLLSLAVADLLVGVLVMPFHFSTLIQSYWCFGAVFCLIWNLASFHLSCVSVYNVTFIAMDRYFALSNPFLYATKITVRVTLMITSIFWLYSLFYNFALLYFNGNIIDVKENVACAGQCSATIDEVWATVDFVTVFILPCLIMLMLYLKIFAIAKYHANAIRCTRKQQQAECTQKSNHSTASERKAAKRAAILILVFFLCLVPYYITVFLSLYIRKASAYVAITATLILVNMNSSLNPLIYALFYTWFQKCVKLIVTLQIRSANSSLTDVLSRGN; from the coding sequence ATGAATCTCACAGCAGTTGAAGAAGAGGAGTCCTGCACCCAGCCCTCCAACTTCTCCTGTTTTGAAACAGCGTCACTAACAGCAGTGGATGTGCTGATGTATtcggctgcagctgcagttgtgttactgacagtgtgtggaaaCCTGCTGGTGATCATCTCCATCTGCCACTTCAGGCAGCTCCACACACCaaccaacctcctcctcctctctctggctgtggctGACCTTCTAGTCGGAGTGCTCGTGATGCCTTTCCATTTTTCTACATTGATACAATCGTACTGGTGCTTTGGTGCGGTGTTTTGCTTAATATGGAATTTAGCCTCCTTTCACCTGTCGTGTGTGTCAGTTTATAATGTTACTTTCATTGCTATGGACCGCTATTTTGCTCTGTCCAATCCTTTTCTCTACGCCACCAAAATCACTGTCAGGGTAACTCTGATGATAACATCAATATTCTGGCTGTATTCGTTATTCTACAACTTTGCTCTTCTTTATTTCAACGGGAACATCATTGACGTCAAAGAAAATGTCGCATGTGCTGGACAGTGTTCTGCAACAATCGATGAAGTATGGGCTACTGTTGATTTTGTAACAGTATTTATACTGCCATGCTTGATAATGTTAATGTTGTACCTGAAAATTTTTGCTATTGCTAAGTATCACGCAAACGCCATTAGATGCaccagaaaacagcagcaggcagagtgcacacaaaaaagcaatcaTTCCACGGCATCCGAGAGAAAAGCAGCAAAGAGAGCGGCGATTCTAATTTTAgtgttctttctctgtttggTACCTTACTACATCACTGTTTTCCTTTCGCTATATATTAGGAAAGCATCTGCATATGTCGCGATTACAGCTACATTGATTCTCGTGAATATGAATTCATCCTTGAATCCTCTTATTTATGCTCTGTTTTATACATGGTTTCAGAAGTGTGTTAAACTCATTGTCACACTCCAGATACGTAGCGCAAACTCCTCACTGACAGACGTGCTCTCACGGGGCAATTAA
- the LOC118792344 gene encoding trace amine-associated receptor 13c-like, with amino-acid sequence MNLTEVHQERLCSQSSNSSCSGRVSLTAVEVLMYSATAAVVLLTVCGNLLVIISICHFKQLHTPTNLLLLSLAVSDLLVGVLVMPFHFSTLIQSQWCFGAVYCTICNVAGFYLPCVSIYNVSFIAMDRYFALSNPFFYASKVTVRVALKVISIFWLYSFFYNFALVYFNGNITEVKTNTTCVACSVTIDEVWATVDFVAVFVLPTATMIILYVKIFVIAKKHANTIRCVRKHHVKDTSKNNSVASEKKAAKTLGIQVTVFLMCLIPYYLGVFIDLNFKLQSKYLAVTNLLIPIYMNSSMNPIIYALFYPWFQKCVKLIVTLRICDPESSLINVHEKRT; translated from the coding sequence ATGAATCTCACAGAAGTTCATCAAGAGAGGCTCTGCAGCCAGTCCTCCAACTCATCCTGCTCTGGAAGAGTGTCACTAACAGCAGTCGAAGTGCTGATGTATTCGGCCACAGCTGCAGTCGTGTTACTGACGGTGTGTGGGAACCTGCTGGTGATCATCTCCATCTGCCACTTcaagcagctccacacaccaaccaacctcctcctcctctctctggctgtttctGACCTTCTAGTCGGAGTGCTCGTTATGCCCTTCCACTTTTCTACATTAATACAATCGCAGTGGTGCTTTGGTGCGGTGTACTGCACAATTTGCAATGTGGCTGGCTTTTACCTGCCGTGTGTGTCAATTTATAATGTTTCTTTCATTGCTATGGACCGCTATTTTGCTCTGTCCAATCCTTTTTTCTACGCCTCCAAAGTTACAGTCAGGGTAGCTTTGAAGGTAATATCAATATTCTGGCTGTATTCGTTTTTCTACAACTTTGCTCTTGTTTATTTCAATGGGAACATCACTGAAGTGAAAACAAATACTACATGCGTTGCATGTTCTGTAACAATCGATGAAGTATGGGCTACAGTTGATTTTGTAGCAGTATTTGTTTTGCCAACCGCAACAATGATAATCCTATACGTGAAAATTTTTGTTATAGCTAAAAAGCATGCAAATACCATTAGGTGTGTTAGAAAACATCATGTAAAGGACACTAGCAAAAATAATTCAGtggcctctgaaaaaaaagcagcaaaaacacTAGGAATTCAAGTGACTGTTTTCTTAATGTGTTTAATACCTTACTACTTAGGTGTTTTCATTGACTTAAATTTTAAGTTACAATCTAAATATCTTGCAGTTACAAACCTTTTGATTCCAATCTATATGAATTCGTCAATGAATCCTATAATTTATGCTCTCTTTTACCCATggtttcagaaatgtgttaaaCTCATAGTCACTCTGAGAATATGTGACCCAGAGTCTTCACTAATAAATGTGCATGAAAAAAGGACCTAA
- the LOC118792347 gene encoding trace amine-associated receptor 13c-like, translated as MNLTEVHQERLCNQSSNSSCSGRVSATAVEVLMFSAAAAVVLLTVCGNLLVIISICHFKQLHTPTNLLLLSLAVSDLLVGVLVMPFNFSTLIQSQWCFGAVYCTICNVAGFYLSCVSIYNVSFIAMDRYFALSNPFFYASKVTVRVALKVISIFWLFSFFYNFALVYFNGNITEVKTNTTCVACSVTIDEVWATVDFVAVFVLPTTTMIILYMKIFVIAKKHANTIRCVRKHHVKDTSKNNSVASEKKAAKTLGIQVAVFLMCLIPYYLGVFIDLNFKLQSKYLAVTNLLIPIYMNSSINPIIYALFYPWFQKCVKLIVTLRICDPESSLIHVHEKRT; from the coding sequence ATGAATCTCACAGAAGTTCATCAAGAGAGGCTCTGCAATCAGTCCTCCAACTCCTCCTGCTCCGGAAGAGTGTCAGCTACAGCAGTCGAAGTACTGATGTTTTCGGCCGCAGCTGCAGTCGTGTTACTGACGGTGTGTGGGAACCTGTTGGTGATCATCTCCATCTGTCACTTcaagcagctccacacaccaaccaatctcctcctcctctctctggctgtttctGACCTTCTAGTCGGAGTGCTCGTTATGCCCTTCAACTTTTCTACATTGATACAATCGCAGTGGTGCTTTGGTGCGGTGTACTGCACAATTTGCAATGTGGCTGGCTTTTACCTGTCGTGTGTGTCAATTTATAATGTTTCTTTCATTGCTATGGACCGCTATTTTGCTCTGTCCAATCCTTTTTTCTACGCCTCCAAAGTTACAGTCAGGGTAGCTTTGAAGGTTATATCAATATTCTggctcttttcatttttctacaACTTTGCTCTTGTTTATTTCAATGGGAACATCACTGAAGTGAAAACAAATACTACATGCGTTGCATGTTCTGTAACAATCGATGAAGTATGGGCTACTGTTGATTTTGTAGCAGTATTTGTTTTGCCAACCACAACAATGATAATCCTATACATGAAAATTTTTGTTATAGCTAAAAAGCATGCGAATACCATTAGGTGTGTTAGAAAACATCATGTAAAGGACACTAGCAAAAATAATTCAGtagcctcagaaaaaaaagcagcaaaaacacTAGGAATTCAAGTGGCTGTTTTCTTAATGTGTTTAATACCTTACTACTTAGGTGTTTTCATTGACTTAAATTTTAAGTTACAATCTAAATATCTTGCAGTTACAAACCTTTTGATTCCAATCTATATGAATTCTTCAATCAATCCTATAATTTATGCTCTCTTTTACCCATggtttcagaaatgtgttaaaCTCATAGTCACACTGAGAATATGTGACCCAGAGTCTTCACTAATACATGTGCATGAAAAAAGGACCTAA
- the LOC118792352 gene encoding trace amine-associated receptor 13c-like — MNLTEANEGDFCAQSSNFSCFETASLTAVDVLMYSAAAAVVFLTVCGNLLVIISICHFKQLHTPTNLLLLSLAVADFLVGITVMPFHFVMLIESHWCFDAVVCIIYNAASFYLTCVSIYNVACIAVDRYFALCNPFLYSTEVTVNATLKIISLLWLYSMVYNLILLYFNGNIIDIENTICAGECSLAVNDIWAVVDFILVFIAPCLTIIIMYLNIFAIAKRHANTIRCAREQHHSKNTRKMNYSVASERKAAKTLGILVFAFLLCLVPYYISVFLDVYIRKPSVYLAILNMLSLLYLNSSINPIIYALFYSWFQKCVKLILTLKICSSESSLINVLSKDT, encoded by the coding sequence ATGAATCTCACAGAAGCTAATGAAGGGGATTTCTGTGCCCAGTCCTCCAACTTCTCCTGTTTTGAAACAGCGTCACTAACAGCAGTGGACGTGCTGATGTATtcggctgcagctgcagttgtgtttctgacagtgtgtGGAAACCTGCTGGTGATCATCTCCATCTGCCACTTcaagcagctccacacaccaaccaacctcctcctcctctctctggctgtggctGACTTTCTAGTTGGAATAACCGTGATGCCTTTCCACTTTGTTATGCTGATAGAATCACACTGGTGCTTTGATGCAGTGGTTTGCATCATTTACAATGCAGCCTCCTTTTACCTGACTTGTGTATCAATTTATAATGTTGCTTGCATTGCTGTGGACCGATATTTTGCTCTGTGCAATCCTTTTCTCTACTCCACTGAAGTCACAGTGAATGCAACTTTGAAGATAATATCTTTACTGTGGTTGTATTCAATGGTGTATAATTTGATTCTTCTTTATTTCAACGGAAATATCATTGATATTGAAAATACTATTTGTGCGGGAGAGTGTTCTCTTGCAGTGAATGACATATGGgctgttgttgattttattCTGGTGTTTATTGCTCCATGCttgacaataataattatgtatttgaacatttttgccATTGCTAAAAGGCATGCAAATACTATTCGGTGTGCCAGAGAACAGCATCATTCaaagaacacaaggaaaatgaattattctgtggcatctgaaagaaaagcagcaaaaacacTAGGAATTTTAGTGTTTGCATTCTTACTGTGTTTAGTACCTTACTACATAAGTGTTTTCCTGGATGTCTACATAAGGAAACCATCTGTGTATCTTGCAATTTTGAATATGTTGAGTTTGCTATATCTAAATTCTTCCATCAATCCAATCATTTATGCTCTGTTTTATTCCTggtttcagaaatgtgttaaaCTCATTTTAACGCTTAAGATATGTAGCTCAGAATCCTCACTGATAAATGTACTTTCAAAGGACACTTAA
- the LOC118792311 gene encoding trace amine-associated receptor 13c-like produces the protein MNLTEANEEDLCAQPSNFSCFETASLTAVDVLMYSAAAAVVFLTVCGNLLVIISICHFKQLHTPTNLLLLSLAVADFLVGVTVMPFHFVMLIESHWCFDAVVCTIYNAASFYLTCVSIYNVACIAVDRYFALCNPFLYSTKMTVNLTLKIISLLWLYSMMYNVILLYFNGNITDFENTICAGECSVYINDVWAVVDFILVFIVPCLTITIMYLKVFSIAKRHANTIRCAREQHHSKETKKMNDSTASERKAAKTLGILVSAFLLCLVPYYISVFLDVYIRKPSVYLAVLNMLSLLYLNSSINPIIYALFYSWFQKCVKLIVTLKICSSDSSLINVLSKET, from the coding sequence ATGAATCTCACAGAAGCTAATGAAGAGGATTTATGCGCCCAGCCCTCCAACTTCTCCTGTTTTGAAACAGCGTCACTAACAGCAGTGGACGTGCTGATGTATtcggctgcagctgcagttgtgttCCTGACAGTGTGTGGAAACCTGCTGGTGATCATCTCCATCTGTCACTTcaagcagctccacacaccaaccaacctcctcctcctctctctggctgtggctGACTTTCTAGTTGGAGTAACTGTGATGCCTTTCCACTTTGTTATGCTGATAGAATCACACTGGTGCTTTGATGCAGTGGTTTGCACCATTTACAATGCAGCCTCCTTTTACCTGACTTGTGTGTCAATTTATAATGTTGCTTGCATTGCTGTGGACCGATATTTTGCTCTGTGCAACCCTTTTCTCTACTCCAccaaaatgacagtgaatttAACTTTGAAGATAATATCTTTACTGTGGTTGTATTCAATGATGTACAATGTGATTCTTCTTTATTTCAACGGAAATATCactgattttgaaaatactATTTGTGCAGGAGAGTGTTCTGTTTATATCAATGACGTATGGgctgttgttgattttattttagtttttattgtGCCATGcttgacaataacaataatgtatcTGAAAGTTTTTTCCATTGCTAAAAGGCATGCAAATACAATTAGGTGTGCCAGAGAACAGCACCACTCAAAGgagacaaagaaaatgaatgattctACGGcatctgaaagaaaagcagcaaaaacacTAGGAATTTTAGTCTCTGCATTCTTACTGTGTTTAGTACCTTACTATATAAGTGTTTTCCTTGATGTCTACATAAGGAAACCATCTGTGTATCTTGCAGTTTTGAATATGTTGAGTTTGCTATATCTAAATTCTTCCATCAATCCAATCATTTACGCTCTGTTTTATTCTTGGTTTCAGAAGTGTGTTAAACTCATTGTAACACTTAAGATATGTAGCTCAGATTCCTCACTTATAAATGTACTTTCAAAGGAAACTTAA
- the LOC118792348 gene encoding trace amine-associated receptor 13c-like, with the protein MNLTEIKEEEFCAQSSNFSCFERLSVTAVDVLLYLSAAAAVLLTVFGNLLVIISICHFKQLHTPTNLLLLSLAVADFLVGVTVMPFQFIGLIESHWILCRVLQFIPFVLSCVSIYNVACIAVDRYFALSNPFLYSTRFTVNVTLKIISFLWVFSVIYNLLLLYFNGNITDITEGIIFAGECSVTVNYIWSVVDFIVVFFAPCMTIIIMYLKVFAIAKKHANNIRCVREQYQSKDMKRMHSVASERKAAKTIGILVSVFLLSLIPYYTSVLLGLYIKKHSIYLAVMSTSCLIYLNSTINPIIYALFYSWFQKCVKLIVTLKICSSESSQINVLSTDT; encoded by the exons ATGAATCTCACAGAAATTAAAGAAGAGGAGTTCTGCGCCCAGTCCTCCAACTTCTCCTGCTTTGAAAGGTTATCAGTTACTGCAGTGGATGTTCTGCTGTATTTGTCTGCAGCCGCAGCTGTGTTACTGACAGTGTTTGGAAACCTGCTGGTGATCATCTCCATCTGTCACTTcaagcagctccacacaccaaccaacctcctcctcctctctctggctgtggctGACTTTCTAGTTGGAGTAACTGTGATGCCTTTCCAGTTTATCGGGTTGATTGAATCACACTG GATTCTGTGCCGAGTGCTCCAATTCATC CCTTTTGTTCTGTCATGTGTGTCCATTTATAATGTTGCTTGCATTGCTGTGGATCGATATTTTGCTCTGAGCAACCCTTTCCTCTATTCTACTAGATTCACAGTGAATGTAACTTTGAAAATAATATCCTTTCTCTGGGTGTTTTCAGTAATCTACAACTTGTTGCTTCTTTATTTCAATGGAAATATCACTGACATTACAGAAGGTATTATTTTTGCTGGAGAGTGTTCTGTTACTGTCAATTACATATGGTCTGTTGTTGATTTTATCGTAGTATTTTTTGCACCATGcatgacaataataattatgtacCTGAAAGTTTTTGCCATTGcaaaaaagcatgcaaataaTATTAGGTGTGTAAGAgaacagtaccagtcaaaggaCATGAAGAGAATGCATTCTGTGGcatctgaaagaaaagcagcaaaaacaaTTGGAATTCTAGTCTCTGTGTTCTTACTCTCTTTAATACCTTACTACACAAGTGTTCTTCTTGGACTATATATAAAGAAGCATTCTATATATCTTGCAGTTATGAGTACGTCCTGTTTGATATATCTAAATTCTACCATCAATCCAATCATTTACGCTCTGTTTTATTCATGGTTTCAAAAGTGTGTTAAACTAATTGTAACACTTAAGATATGTAGCTCAGAATCATCACAGATAAATGTGCTTTCAACGGACACTTAA